A single Tenacibaculum sp. 190524A02b DNA region contains:
- the fabD gene encoding ACP S-malonyltransferase, which produces MKAYIFPGQGAQFTGMGLDLYEKSPLAQELFEKANDILGFSITDVMFEGTKEELKQTKVTQPAIFLHSVILAKVLGDDFKPEMVAGHSLGELSALVANGVLSFEDGLQLVSKRALAMQEACEIKPSTMAAVLGLENEVVEDVCKEVEGVVVAANYNCPGQLVISGEIEAVEKACEVLKEKGARKAVLLPVGGAFHSPMMEPAREKLAKAIEETEFKEPICPVYQNVVAKAVTDPQEIKKNLISQLTAPVKWTQCVQAMITDGGNEFIEVGPGKVLQGLMRKIDRSVAASGVTFE; this is translated from the coding sequence ATGAAGGCATATATTTTCCCAGGTCAAGGAGCACAGTTTACAGGAATGGGGTTGGATTTATATGAAAAATCACCACTAGCACAAGAATTATTTGAAAAAGCTAATGATATATTAGGGTTCAGTATAACTGATGTAATGTTTGAAGGAACAAAAGAAGAACTTAAACAGACTAAGGTTACCCAACCAGCTATATTTTTACATTCAGTAATTTTAGCAAAAGTTTTAGGTGATGATTTTAAGCCAGAAATGGTAGCAGGGCATTCTTTAGGTGAACTATCCGCGTTAGTAGCAAATGGAGTATTATCTTTTGAAGATGGATTACAATTAGTTTCAAAAAGAGCATTAGCCATGCAGGAAGCATGTGAAATAAAACCATCAACTATGGCTGCCGTATTGGGGTTAGAAAACGAAGTAGTTGAAGATGTATGTAAAGAAGTAGAAGGAGTAGTTGTGGCAGCTAATTACAATTGTCCAGGACAATTGGTAATATCTGGAGAGATAGAAGCTGTTGAAAAAGCTTGTGAAGTTTTAAAAGAGAAGGGAGCAAGAAAAGCTGTTTTGCTTCCAGTTGGAGGGGCTTTCCATTCACCAATGATGGAGCCTGCAAGAGAAAAGTTAGCAAAAGCAATTGAGGAAACTGAGTTTAAAGAGCCTATTTGTCCTGTGTATCAGAATGTAGTAGCTAAAGCAGTTACAGATCCACAAGAAATTAAAAAGAATTTAATATCTCAATTAACGGCTCCAGTTAAATGGACACAATGTGTTCAAGCAATGATTACAGATGGGGGGAATGAATTTATAGAAGTAGGGCCAGGAAAAGTATTACAAGGTTTAATGAGAAAAATAGATAGAAGTGTAGCGGCTAGCGGTGTTACATTTGAATAA
- a CDS encoding queuosine precursor transporter: MTSNQKSQALLIYLILASLFIASLVTSNLIFQKFFYWYPVDVSIFDVKLFEISVGLLPYPITFLITDILSEVYGRKKANQVVVAGIFASFFSLIIIYVSQIAPATTWSKVDNKTFTHVFGAAPLAVLASMLAYLFAQFIDIRVYHFWKNFTKGKHLWLRNNFSTFTSQFIDTLTVLVLLCSFEIIDWDKFWGLLISGVLFKVLIAAIDTPLLYAAVYFFRKKFNLEVGEEISNFEN, translated from the coding sequence ATGACATCAAACCAAAAATCACAAGCTTTATTAATTTATCTAATTTTAGCTTCGTTATTTATAGCATCACTAGTTACTTCTAATTTGATTTTTCAAAAATTCTTTTATTGGTACCCTGTAGATGTTTCTATATTTGATGTAAAATTATTTGAAATTTCAGTGGGGCTTCTACCTTACCCTATAACCTTTTTAATTACTGATATTTTATCTGAGGTTTATGGACGAAAGAAAGCCAATCAGGTAGTAGTTGCTGGTATATTCGCTTCTTTTTTCTCTTTAATTATTATATATGTTTCTCAAATAGCACCAGCTACCACATGGTCAAAAGTTGACAACAAAACATTTACCCATGTTTTTGGAGCTGCACCATTAGCTGTTCTAGCCTCAATGCTTGCCTATTTATTTGCTCAATTTATAGACATTAGAGTATACCATTTTTGGAAAAACTTTACTAAAGGAAAACATCTTTGGTTGCGAAACAACTTTTCCACTTTTACTTCTCAGTTTATTGACACCTTGACTGTACTTGTTTTACTTTGCTCTTTTGAAATTATTGATTGGGATAAATTCTGGGGACTTTTAATTAGCGGTGTTCTATTTAAAGTTCTTATAGCCGCCATAGACACTCCTTTGTTATACGCTGCGGTTTATTTTTTTAGAAAAAAATTTAATTTAGAAGTTGGAGAGGAAATATCTAACTTTGAGAATTAA
- a CDS encoding mechanosensitive ion channel family protein, producing the protein MVTVWTVGGIASFSLLTGQSLLKFLTALGAFSAVLLLIFKDTILGFVASIQISINDTVRLNDWITMEKYSADGYVIEINLASVIVKNFDNTTTSIPTYSLISDSFKNWRSMRNSGGRRIKRSILIKVNSVRFLEEHELETYKKIDLLTEYIKEITTEIDIYNQKNNIDKSLLINGRNLTNFGLFRKYLDEYLKFHPDINQNLLFMSRQLEPTPNGIPLEIYAFSEDKVWANYERIMADIFDHILASVTYFNLETFENPSSKDISNLNQ; encoded by the coding sequence ATGGTTACAGTTTGGACAGTTGGAGGTATAGCTTCATTCTCTTTACTTACTGGACAATCTCTTTTAAAGTTTTTAACTGCACTAGGTGCTTTTTCCGCTGTTCTCTTACTTATTTTTAAAGACACTATTTTAGGTTTTGTTGCTAGTATTCAAATTTCTATTAATGATACCGTGAGATTAAACGATTGGATAACCATGGAAAAATATTCTGCCGATGGTTATGTAATAGAAATAAATCTAGCTTCAGTTATTGTTAAAAACTTTGATAATACCACTACTAGTATCCCAACATACTCTTTAATTTCAGATTCGTTTAAAAACTGGCGTTCTATGCGTAATTCTGGTGGTAGAAGAATAAAAAGGTCTATTCTGATAAAAGTAAATTCTGTTAGATTTTTAGAAGAACATGAATTAGAGACTTACAAGAAAATAGATTTACTTACTGAGTATATAAAAGAAATAACTACTGAAATTGATATCTACAACCAAAAAAATAATATTGATAAGTCTTTACTTATAAATGGTAGAAACTTGACAAACTTTGGTCTATTTAGAAAGTACTTGGATGAATACCTAAAGTTTCATCCAGATATCAATCAAAATTTACTTTTTATGTCTCGCCAATTAGAACCGACTCCTAACGGCATTCCTTTAGAAATTTATGCTTTTAGTGAAGATAAAGTCTGGGCTAATTACGAACGTATTATGGCTGATATTTTTGATCACATTTTAGCTAGTGTAACTTACTTTAACTTAGAAACCTTCGAAAATCCATCAAGTAAAGATATTTCAAATTTAAATCAATAA
- a CDS encoding carboxy terminal-processing peptidase: MKTKFITHFLLVAIILFTNSYNAFAVKKESDPEKDRVIIYVLKNILSRYHYVQKKLDDNFSEHVYDSFIDGLDPSKRYFTQEDLKEFSQYKYLIDDQLRNTNIDFYKLVYGRFLEKIKAAKVNYRALLKQSFNYNKKEEINVDYEKIPFAKNETELLDYWRKQLKLSVISRVEDKESAQAEKIEKGEKVDVKSFEEIEEKAREEVLKNMDDLYIRIDELENSDWYSTFLNSIVSGFDPHTTYMSPRIKSRFDQDMSGKLEGIGARLQKKGMYTHVIELISGGPAWKQGELEAEDIILKVAQGDAEPIDIVGMRLDDAIKFIKGKKGTEVKLTVKKKIDGSTKIISIVRDVVELEETFVKSSVVEKDGKKYGIINLPKFYIDFSDLNRRDAAKDMEKEIERLKAENVEGLIVDLRDNGGGSLKTAIEIGGLFIDKGPIVQVKYRGEDPLVKKDTDEKIQWDGPLVVMVNEFSASASEIFAAAMQDYKRGVIIGGKQTYGKGTVQNILPINKFYQQYPKDLGALKMTIQKFYRINGGSTQIEGVYSDVSLPSRYSYMEFGERDLDGALPWDKVKQANYKLRDSYSNFTDVVYNSKQRVNSNKKFQKINEYAKWLKKNQDETTYTLNYNQYKKASKEKSEQGKEFKEVFKFKSDLTFNSPKYEFKLFKQDTVLKEKRLTWHKNLKKDIYMDEALNVLSELKMNKNYIAVKH, from the coding sequence ATGAAGACGAAATTCATTACACACTTTTTATTAGTAGCCATTATTTTATTTACCAATTCATATAACGCATTTGCCGTTAAAAAGGAAAGTGATCCTGAAAAAGATAGGGTTATTATTTATGTGTTAAAAAATATTTTGAGTAGGTATCATTACGTGCAAAAAAAATTAGACGACAACTTTTCTGAACACGTTTATGATTCTTTTATAGATGGTTTAGATCCAAGTAAAAGATATTTTACACAAGAAGATTTAAAGGAGTTTTCTCAATATAAGTACTTAATTGATGATCAATTAAGAAATACAAACATTGATTTCTATAAATTAGTTTATGGTAGGTTTTTAGAAAAAATTAAAGCCGCAAAAGTAAATTATAGAGCTTTATTAAAACAATCTTTTAACTACAATAAAAAAGAAGAAATTAATGTTGATTATGAAAAGATTCCGTTTGCAAAAAATGAAACTGAGCTATTGGATTATTGGAGGAAACAATTGAAATTATCCGTTATTAGTAGAGTAGAGGATAAAGAATCTGCTCAAGCTGAGAAAATAGAAAAAGGAGAAAAGGTTGATGTTAAGAGTTTTGAAGAGATTGAGGAAAAAGCTAGAGAAGAGGTGTTAAAGAATATGGATGATCTATATATAAGGATAGATGAACTAGAGAACTCTGATTGGTATTCAACTTTTTTAAATAGCATTGTAAGTGGATTTGACCCTCATACAACATACATGTCTCCAAGAATTAAATCTAGATTTGACCAAGATATGTCTGGGAAACTAGAAGGAATTGGTGCTCGTTTACAGAAAAAAGGAATGTATACGCATGTGATAGAACTTATTTCCGGTGGTCCAGCATGGAAGCAAGGAGAATTAGAAGCGGAAGACATTATTTTAAAAGTAGCACAAGGAGATGCTGAACCTATTGATATAGTTGGAATGCGTTTAGATGATGCTATTAAATTTATAAAAGGTAAAAAAGGGACTGAAGTTAAGCTTACCGTTAAGAAAAAAATTGACGGATCTACTAAGATAATATCTATTGTAAGAGATGTAGTAGAGTTAGAAGAGACATTTGTTAAGTCAAGTGTAGTAGAAAAGGATGGGAAAAAATATGGAATTATAAATCTTCCAAAGTTTTATATTGATTTTAGTGATTTAAATAGAAGAGATGCAGCTAAGGATATGGAGAAGGAAATTGAAAGATTAAAAGCTGAAAATGTAGAAGGTTTAATTGTTGACTTAAGAGATAACGGAGGAGGTTCTTTAAAAACAGCTATTGAGATAGGTGGTTTATTTATAGATAAAGGACCTATTGTACAGGTTAAATATAGAGGTGAAGATCCTTTGGTGAAAAAAGATACTGATGAAAAAATACAATGGGATGGGCCTTTAGTAGTTATGGTGAATGAATTTTCTGCATCTGCATCTGAGATTTTTGCAGCGGCTATGCAAGATTATAAGCGTGGTGTCATTATAGGAGGAAAACAAACTTATGGTAAAGGAACGGTGCAAAACATTTTACCTATCAACAAGTTTTATCAACAATACCCTAAAGATTTAGGTGCATTAAAAATGACTATTCAAAAATTTTACAGAATAAATGGAGGTTCTACTCAAATAGAAGGAGTGTATTCAGACGTATCATTACCTAGTAGGTATAGTTACATGGAGTTTGGAGAAAGAGATTTAGATGGAGCCTTGCCTTGGGATAAAGTAAAGCAGGCAAATTATAAATTAAGAGATTCTTATAGTAACTTCACTGATGTTGTTTATAATAGTAAGCAAAGAGTTAACAGTAATAAAAAATTTCAAAAAATTAATGAATATGCTAAGTGGTTAAAGAAAAACCAAGACGAAACCACTTATACTTTAAATTATAATCAATACAAAAAAGCAAGTAAGGAGAAGTCTGAACAAGGTAAAGAGTTTAAAGAAGTGTTTAAGTTTAAATCAGATTTAACTTTTAATTCGCCTAAATATGAGTTTAAACTTTTTAAGCAAGATACAGTGTTGAAAGAAAAGCGTTTAACATGGCATAAAAACTTAAAGAAGGACATTTATATGGATGAAGCCTTAAATGTATTGAGCGAATTAAAAATGAATAAAAATTACATAGCAGTTAAGCACTAA
- the surE gene encoding 5'/3'-nucleotidase SurE, whose product MQERPLILVTNDDGITAPGIRMLIEIMNKIGDVVVVAPDSPQSGMGHAITVNNVLHCNPITIDDGPQIEYSCSGTPADCVKMAKNEILNRTPDLCVSGINHGSNSSINVIYSGTMSAAVEAGIEGIPAIGFSLLDFDWHADFRAAKKFIEKITLNVILNGLPEGVVLNVNIPKLKEQDLKGIRVCRQANGYWKETFDKRKSPYGKEYYWLSGEFINKDKGQDTDIWALENGYISVVPVQFDMTAHHAIQKLNSWDI is encoded by the coding sequence ATGCAAGAAAGACCCTTAATTTTAGTTACCAATGACGATGGAATCACCGCTCCTGGTATTAGAATGTTAATTGAAATCATGAATAAAATAGGTGACGTTGTGGTAGTTGCCCCAGATAGCCCTCAAAGTGGAATGGGACATGCCATCACTGTTAACAATGTACTCCATTGTAACCCTATTACTATTGATGATGGACCACAAATAGAATATAGTTGCTCTGGTACCCCAGCCGACTGTGTTAAAATGGCAAAAAATGAAATATTGAACAGAACTCCAGATTTATGCGTTTCAGGTATTAACCATGGTTCTAACTCCTCTATAAATGTAATTTATTCAGGTACTATGAGTGCTGCTGTAGAAGCCGGCATTGAAGGTATTCCTGCAATAGGTTTTTCTTTATTAGATTTTGATTGGCATGCTGACTTTAGAGCTGCTAAAAAATTCATTGAAAAAATCACGTTAAATGTTATTTTAAATGGGTTACCTGAAGGTGTTGTTTTAAATGTTAACATCCCAAAATTAAAAGAACAAGATTTAAAAGGAATCAGAGTTTGTCGTCAAGCAAATGGATATTGGAAAGAGACTTTTGACAAAAGAAAAAGTCCATATGGTAAAGAATACTATTGGCTTTCTGGTGAATTTATTAACAAAGACAAAGGACAAGACACCGATATTTGGGCTTTAGAAAATGGATACATCTCTGTGGTACCTGTTCAGTTTGATATGACCGCTCATCATGCTATTCAAAAATTAAACTCATGGGACATATAA
- the lpxB gene encoding lipid-A-disaccharide synthase, which produces MKYYILAGEASGDLHGANLMKALLEEDPKADIRFWGGDLMQAIGGTLVTHYKERAFMGFLEVIINLRKILGFISFCKKDIAKFNPDVIIFIDNSGFNLRIAKWAKQQNFTTNYYISPQVWASRAGRVESIKRDIDAMFVILPFEKDFYKKYNYDVHFVGHPLIDGIDGRTQVDDRDFRNTYKLGTKKIIALLPGSRKQEISKMLPTMLSLTNDFTDYQFVIAGAPSQTNAFYKQFFKNKNIPLITNKTYDLLSISHAAIVASGTATLETALFKVPQVVCYKGSSISYQIAKRIITLEYISLVNLIMDKKVVTELIQKDFNKEQLKQELSHILEPTSREQLFLDYFDLEQKLGGKGASEKTAKLIVNGLKN; this is translated from the coding sequence ATGAAATACTATATACTAGCTGGTGAGGCTTCTGGAGATTTACACGGAGCCAATTTAATGAAGGCTCTTTTAGAAGAAGATCCTAAAGCTGATATCCGTTTTTGGGGAGGAGATTTAATGCAGGCTATTGGAGGAACTTTGGTTACTCATTATAAAGAAAGAGCTTTTATGGGATTTCTGGAGGTGATTATAAATCTTAGAAAAATTCTAGGCTTTATTTCTTTCTGTAAAAAAGACATTGCAAAATTTAATCCTGACGTTATTATATTTATTGATAACTCGGGATTCAATTTACGAATTGCTAAATGGGCTAAACAGCAAAACTTTACCACCAATTATTATATTTCACCTCAAGTTTGGGCTAGTAGAGCTGGAAGAGTAGAGAGTATTAAACGTGATATTGATGCCATGTTTGTAATTCTTCCTTTTGAAAAAGACTTTTACAAAAAATATAATTATGATGTTCATTTTGTTGGACACCCTTTAATTGATGGTATTGATGGAAGAACACAGGTTGATGATCGTGATTTTAGAAACACTTATAAATTAGGTACTAAAAAAATTATTGCTTTATTACCAGGAAGTAGAAAACAGGAAATTTCTAAAATGCTTCCTACAATGCTTTCTTTAACTAATGATTTTACTGACTATCAATTTGTAATTGCTGGTGCTCCAAGCCAGACCAATGCTTTTTACAAGCAATTTTTTAAGAATAAAAACATTCCACTTATCACTAATAAAACATATGATTTATTGAGTATTTCTCATGCAGCAATAGTTGCTTCTGGTACTGCTACTTTAGAAACCGCTCTTTTTAAAGTACCTCAAGTGGTTTGTTATAAAGGAAGTAGTATTTCCTATCAAATTGCTAAACGAATTATCACTTTAGAATATATTTCTTTAGTAAATTTAATCATGGATAAAAAAGTGGTCACGGAGCTAATTCAAAAGGATTTTAATAAAGAACAACTAAAACAGGAATTAAGTCATATTTTAGAACCTACATCTAGAGAACAATTATTCCTTGATTACTTTGATTTAGAACAAAAGCTAGGCGGCAAAGGTGCTTCTGAAAAAACAGCAAAATTGATTGTGAATGGATTAAAAAACTAA
- a CDS encoding C40 family peptidase, whose product MIKKLLLLTTLCLFIISCGSSTKVASTKTKKTRSHSSSQNQEVTIADKIVWTAVTYKDTPYKYGGLTRKGMDCSGLIYTSFKQRNIDLPRSSRLMYTKGYPISLRQVKRGDLLFFKTSRKSGSVNHVGLVTSVKKGDVRFIHATSSKGVLVSSLHEKYWKRAFIKAKRVL is encoded by the coding sequence ATGATAAAAAAACTACTTTTACTAACTACACTTTGCCTCTTTATTATATCATGTGGGTCTTCTACGAAAGTGGCTTCCACTAAAACTAAAAAAACACGTTCACACTCTTCTTCTCAAAACCAAGAGGTAACTATTGCTGATAAAATTGTTTGGACTGCCGTAACTTATAAAGACACTCCTTATAAATATGGAGGGTTGACTAGGAAAGGCATGGATTGCTCTGGGTTAATTTACACTTCTTTTAAACAACGTAATATTGACTTACCAAGGTCTTCACGATTAATGTACACAAAAGGCTACCCTATTTCTTTAAGACAGGTAAAAAGAGGGGACTTACTTTTTTTTAAAACTTCAAGAAAAAGCGGAAGTGTAAATCATGTAGGATTAGTTACTTCAGTAAAAAAAGGTGATGTACGTTTTATACACGCTACTAGCTCTAAAGGCGTTTTAGTAAGTTCTTTGCATGAAAAATACTGGAAACGTGCTTTTATTAAAGCTAAACGAGTTTTATAA
- a CDS encoding C40 family peptidase — protein MKRQLLLLLCIIIFIINRFLNTGQERIIKPVPQNSLVTKVISIAKSYQGVPYRAGGTTSQGMDCSGLVQTSFKKIDVPLPRSSQSMSNEGQNVLLENIKKGDLLFFNINRLKGKINHVGLVTSVKNNSIIFIHSTTSKGVITNSLDDNYWKKAFVKARRVLK, from the coding sequence GTGAAACGACAATTACTTCTTTTATTGTGTATTATTATATTTATTATCAATCGTTTTCTTAATACAGGACAGGAAAGGATTATAAAACCCGTACCACAAAATTCCTTGGTCACCAAAGTAATATCAATAGCTAAAAGTTATCAAGGAGTTCCTTATCGTGCTGGAGGCACAACCTCTCAAGGAATGGATTGTTCTGGTTTGGTTCAAACTTCTTTTAAAAAAATTGATGTACCCCTACCTCGTTCCTCTCAATCAATGAGTAATGAAGGTCAAAATGTACTATTAGAAAATATTAAAAAGGGTGATTTACTCTTTTTTAATATTAATAGATTAAAAGGAAAAATTAACCATGTTGGCTTGGTTACTTCAGTAAAAAACAATTCTATCATCTTTATTCACTCTACTACTTCAAAAGGTGTAATCACTAATTCTTTGGATGACAATTATTGGAAAAAAGCCTTTGTAAAAGCTCGGAGAGTTTTAAAATAA
- a CDS encoding leucine-rich repeat domain-containing protein yields MRKLLLFFLCAIPLTLSSQTVTFNDSNFKSSLVANSQINTNNDSEIQVSEANAFSGSIDVSNKNISDLTGIEFFTNAISLACYSNQLTSLDLSKNTKLQYLYCYSNQLTSIDVTKNTGLVTFYCYNNDLTSIDISNNLSLKYFDCSSNNITTLDVSKNTSLSKIYCHTNKLSEIDVTNNSKLSLFFCYNNFQISSLDVSQNPELTNFGCGGNKLTSLDLSNCPKLTKLYCAVNNLTSLNIANGNNTNFQEIEANANNSLSCINVDNSSYSTSNWTGALFKFDSVSNFSESCTANINEYNLSRIKTYPIPFKNELKIDINKDQLQKLSLIDTSGKVVMSKNNTNTIDTSVLSKGVYTLVLRTKTSFSSQKVIKM; encoded by the coding sequence ATGAGAAAACTTTTACTTTTCTTCCTTTGCGCTATTCCTTTAACTTTAAGTTCTCAAACTGTTACTTTTAACGATTCAAACTTTAAATCGTCACTAGTAGCTAACTCTCAAATTAACACTAATAATGATAGTGAAATACAAGTATCAGAAGCAAATGCTTTTAGTGGAAGTATTGATGTTTCAAACAAAAACATTTCTGATTTAACTGGAATTGAATTTTTCACTAACGCTATTAGTTTAGCTTGTTACAGCAATCAACTTACCAGTCTTGACTTAAGCAAAAACACTAAACTTCAATATCTCTATTGTTATAGTAACCAACTCACCTCAATAGATGTTACTAAGAATACAGGACTAGTTACTTTCTATTGTTACAACAATGATTTAACTTCAATAGATATTAGTAACAACCTATCATTAAAATATTTTGATTGTAGCTCTAATAATATTACTACGTTAGACGTAAGCAAGAACACTAGTTTATCTAAAATATATTGTCATACTAATAAATTATCAGAAATTGATGTTACCAACAACAGTAAACTTAGCTTGTTTTTCTGTTACAATAACTTTCAAATTTCTTCATTGGACGTTAGTCAAAATCCTGAATTGACTAATTTTGGTTGTGGTGGTAATAAACTTACTAGCTTAGATTTGAGTAATTGTCCTAAATTAACAAAACTTTATTGCGCTGTTAATAATCTTACATCACTAAACATTGCTAATGGGAATAACACTAACTTTCAAGAAATTGAAGCCAATGCTAATAACTCGTTAAGCTGTATTAATGTTGATAACTCATCATACAGTACTAGTAATTGGACTGGAGCCTTATTTAAATTTGACAGTGTTTCAAACTTTAGTGAAAGTTGTACTGCTAACATTAATGAATATAACTTATCACGTATAAAAACATATCCAATTCCATTTAAAAATGAATTAAAAATTGACATTAACAAAGACCAACTTCAAAAGTTATCTTTAATAGATACTTCAGGAAAAGTAGTCATGTCAAAAAACAACACGAACACTATTGATACTTCAGTTTTATCAAAAGGGGTTTATACCTTAGTTCTGCGAACAAAGACTAGTTTTTCTTCGCAAAAAGTTATTAAAATGTAA
- a CDS encoding pyridoxamine 5'-phosphate oxidase family protein, with amino-acid sequence MQLTTEIKKAIDQSVLCWLATVSKEGIPNVSPKEVFNYFENNSIIVANIASPQTIKNIKYNTSICISFIDILVQKGFQIKGKATLVDSSNSDFEVMEKVLLKITEGKFPFKSITHITIEKVKPIIAPKYILYPDTTEEEQISSALNTYGFNQ; translated from the coding sequence ATGCAATTAACTACTGAGATTAAAAAAGCTATAGACCAAAGCGTTTTGTGTTGGTTGGCTACTGTTTCAAAAGAAGGAATCCCTAATGTTTCACCAAAAGAAGTTTTTAACTACTTTGAAAATAATAGTATTATTGTAGCTAATATAGCTTCTCCACAAACAATTAAAAACATTAAGTACAATACTTCTATTTGTATTAGCTTTATCGATATTTTAGTTCAAAAAGGATTTCAAATTAAGGGAAAAGCAACTCTTGTTGACAGCTCTAATTCAGATTTTGAAGTTATGGAAAAAGTATTACTTAAAATAACGGAAGGTAAATTTCCTTTTAAAAGTATTACACATATTACTATAGAAAAAGTAAAACCCATTATTGCTCCGAAATACATTTTATATCCTGATACCACAGAAGAAGAACAAATTAGTAGCGCTTTAAACACCTATGGATTTAACCAATAA
- the obgE gene encoding GTPase ObgE has translation MTEGNFVDYIKIYASSGKGGRGSAHLHREKFVAKGGPDGGDGGRGGHVIVRGDKTMWTLFHLKFKRHFKAEHGGDGGSSRSTGSDGSDVVIPVPLGTIFRDADTDEVLFEVTEDGEDVVLLEGGKGGRGNWHFKSSTNQTPRYAQQGIEGQEGWYRIELKILADVGLVGFPNAGKSTLLSVITAAKPKIADYAFTTLKPNLGIVEYRNHQSFVMADIPGIIEGASEGKGLGHYFLRHIERNSVLLFLVAADSDDIKKEYEILLNELRKHNPELLDKQRLLAVSKSDMLDEELQEEIMQELPEDVDSVFISSVAQTGLMKLKDKIWQMLN, from the coding sequence ATGACTGAAGGAAATTTTGTCGATTACATAAAAATATACGCTTCTTCTGGAAAAGGAGGAAGAGGTTCTGCGCACTTACACAGAGAAAAGTTTGTGGCTAAAGGAGGACCAGATGGCGGTGATGGAGGAAGAGGTGGACACGTAATTGTGCGTGGAGATAAGACTATGTGGACACTTTTTCATTTAAAGTTTAAACGTCATTTTAAAGCAGAACATGGTGGAGATGGTGGAAGTAGTAGAAGTACAGGAAGTGATGGAAGTGATGTTGTAATCCCTGTGCCTTTAGGAACTATTTTTAGAGATGCTGATACTGATGAGGTATTGTTTGAGGTTACAGAAGATGGGGAGGATGTTGTTTTATTAGAAGGAGGAAAAGGAGGAAGAGGTAATTGGCACTTTAAGTCTTCTACCAATCAAACACCTAGATACGCCCAACAAGGAATAGAAGGACAAGAAGGTTGGTACAGAATTGAGCTTAAGATTCTTGCAGATGTAGGTTTAGTAGGTTTTCCAAATGCTGGAAAGTCAACTTTATTATCTGTTATTACGGCGGCAAAACCCAAAATAGCAGACTATGCTTTTACAACTTTAAAACCTAACTTAGGAATTGTAGAATATAGAAATCACCAAAGTTTTGTGATGGCAGATATTCCTGGGATTATTGAAGGCGCTTCAGAAGGAAAAGGTTTAGGGCATTATTTTTTACGGCATATAGAGCGTAATTCAGTGTTGCTGTTTTTAGTAGCAGCAGATAGTGATGACATAAAAAAGGAATATGAAATCTTGTTAAATGAACTTCGTAAGCATAACCCAGAGCTGCTAGATAAACAGCGCTTGTTAGCGGTTTCTAAATCTGATATGTTAGATGAGGAGTTGCAAGAAGAAATAATGCAGGAACTACCAGAAGATGTCGATTCGGTTTTTATCTCTTCAGTTGCTCAAACAGGACTTATGAAATTAAAAGATAAAATTTGGCAAATGCTAAATTAG